From Seriola aureovittata isolate HTS-2021-v1 ecotype China chromosome 20, ASM2101889v1, whole genome shotgun sequence, a single genomic window includes:
- the acbd5a gene encoding acyl-CoA-binding domain-containing protein 5A, with the protein MEVESVTVEDEGRLTQLRFEAAVKVIKSLPPDGPFQPSNDMMLKFYSYYKQATVGACNIPRPGFWDAVGKAKWDAWDSLGNMSKEEAMAAYVEEMKLILEGMPMTDEVEELLRVLGPFYEMIEERKKITQISDLSTGIGTMMNSMASKSVAKSIVRSMEMNGTLETRPARLKSKEVKERLEDEAQEEDEDEEDDEEEEEEEEEVAIRENRKDKKSAASQPKKKGSARRHKVPLSNGKVANGVIHLTNGSHSRVALNSNNSQEGSVGEPLLNGHHADPSAHVSGPNHLASDSDSEVYCDSVDQFGQDESPEHNHSLDDLDEEENHVLEPPEAAQEIQEDVEGPPKVMRCGGEDGETGGTMSQRRRLNADMPDSSLVRRGQGSRSAGRGSGALVPMHSGGDGDGGHRGGAVTPGGSLNEQIVVALARLQEDMQSVLQRLHTLEALTASQARSVALSPTYASPPVNKRSQKPSWWPFDISPTSLAFAVIWPFVVQWLIRLFLQRRRRRIN; encoded by the exons ATGGAGGTGGAGAGTGTCACAGTGGAGGATGAGGGGCGTTTGACCCAGCTGAGGTTTGAAGCCGCCGTGAAAGTGATCAAGAGTTTACCACCGGATG GTCCATTTCAGCCCTCCAATGACATGATGCTCAAGTTCTACAGTTATTACAAACAAGCCACTGTGGGAGCATGCAACATACCCCGACCTGGCTTCTGGGATGCAGTCGGCAAAGCTAAATG GGATGCGTGGGATTCTCTTGGAAATATGTCAAAAGAAGAAGCAATGGCAGCCTATGTTGAGGAAATGAAACTG ATCTTGGAGGGCATGCCCATGACAGATGAGGTGGAGGAACTCTTGCGCGTCCTCGGCCCGTTCTACGAGATGatagaagagaggaaaaagatcACGCAGATATCAGACCTGAGCACAG GTATTGGTACAATGATGAATTCAATGGCGTCGAAGAGTGTCGCAAAGAGCATCGTCAGAAGCATGGAAATGAATGGCACTCTGGAGACTCGGCCTGCCAGGCTCAAATCGAAGGAAGTGAAGGAAAGGTTGGAGGATGAAGCacaggaggaagatgaggatgaggaagatgacgaggaggaagaagaagaagaggaagaagttgCGATAAGGGAGAACAGAAAAG aCAAGAAATCAGCAGCTTCACAGCCAAAGAAGAAAGGTTCAGCCAGGAGACACAAAGTGCCCCTGTCAAACGGTAAAGTGGCTAACGGGGTCATCCATCTCACCAATGGGAGTCATTCCAGGGTTGCGCTGAACAGCAACAACTCCCAGGAGGGTTCAGTCGGCGAGCCTCTGCTCAACGGTCACCACGCAG ATCCCAGTGCTCATGTGTCCGGTCCCAATCACCTGGCCAGCGACTCCGACAGCGAAGTCTACTGCGACTCTGTGGACCAGTTTGGCCAGGATGAG AGCCCAGAGCACAACCACTCTCTGGATGACCTGGATGAAGAGGAGAACCACGTGCTGGAGCCTCCGGAGGCGGCACAGGAGATCCAGGAGGATGTTGAAGGTCCGCCAAAGGTCATGAGgtgtggaggagaagatggagagacCGGTGGGACAATGTCGCAGAGACGGAGACTGAATGCAGACATGCCAGACAGCTCCTTGGTCAGAAGAGGACAGG GTTCCAGGTCTGCAGGCCGCGGCTCTGGGGCTCTGGTGCCCATGCACAGTGGCGGAGACGGGGACGGGGGTCACAGGGGAGGAGCGGTGACGCCCGGAGGGAGCCTGAACGAGCAGATAGTCGTGGCGTTGGCCAGACTGCAGGAGGACATGCAGAGCGTCCTCCAGAGGCTGCACACCCTGGAGGCTCTAACTGCCAGTCAG GCAAGATCAGTGGCGCTGTCTCCCACTTATGCATCACCCCCAGTGAATAAGAGGAGTCAG aagcCATCCTGGTGGCCTTTTGACATATCTCCAACCAGTTTGGCCTTCGCTGTGATATGGCCATTTGTGGTACAGTGGCTTATCCGCCTGttcctgcagaggaggagaag ACGAATCAACTGA
- the mastl gene encoding serine/threonine-protein kinase greatwall — protein sequence MDADEKHDSSTNEKTVDIPKPPSIEDFAVVKPISRGAFGKVYLARKKCNARLYAIKVMKKANMVDKNMTGQMKAERDALALSKSPFVVHLFYSLQTATKIYLVMEYLIGGDVKSLLHIYGYFDQDMAVKYISEVALALDYLHRHGIIHRDLKPDNMLITNEGHIKLTDFGLSKVKLDRELSLMDILTTPSLVKPKKDYFRTPGQVLSLISSLGFNTPAGEGKRHSSASAMSSPMSCGKIKPKNNSLGSPVMKKKDQLYSPARYPWKLGPNNSLFSPHNLAKNLTPTLMKTRKRFETMSGGSSTDTEGGISPLWECEEKENEHTNERKVRGLSESKRDLAPTKPGTFRLSAKAGANLAKKSNPDHLAEKRPHTNKLESVSTAREDVCPSVMDDKPAAVPSSVKRTFSDVEKSPEPLEIQAKKSNADYRRFYEIPEETARFHTGLTGTFSTIQIGDFMASTEGIDSAEDRVPKRSSPIAVAKTLFCELEEPTEDVFEDGAKDLSHTSFTSPLTGNSDICRSLSLDSDGSMHEMSLTMESCSSLKPSKCSTNRSPKSSEEQEENRDSFITESQRQTPSAVATETPKLSHFGRRSESQCSFFNRPDLACGLAQSPSFLKPRNVVAFRSYCSSINRSNMSGVSRLSIGSMEAMDLSTSASYHYASGSATPVQNRPKSSSSLCQTPQAMSASHTPFRTPKSVRRGPLPVEGAPILGTPDYLAPELLLGKPHDCMVDWWALGVCLFEFLTGVPPFNDETPQLVFQNILNRDIPWPEGEEELSENSRNAIEILLTMDMMKRAGLKELRCHPLFEGLDWDNLQNQPMSFIPQPEDETDTSYFEARNNAQHIAVSGFSL from the exons ATGGATGCGGATGAAAAGCACGACTCCAGCACGAATGAGAAAACGGTGGATATTCCTAAACCGCCTTCAATCGAGGACTTCGCCGTTGTGAAGCCCATCAGCCGCGGTGCCTTCGGCAAAGTCTACCTCGCACGGAAGAAGTGCAATGCGCGATTGTACGCCATTAAG GTGATGAAGAAAGCAAACATGGTTGATAAAAACATGACGGGGCAAATGAAGGCGGAGAGAGACGCACTCGCTCTGAGCAAAAGTCCCTTCGTGGTTCACCTGTTTTACTCCCTTCAGACAGCCACCAAGATCTATTtg GTAATGGAATACCTCATAGGTGGCGATGTCAAATCTCTGCTTCACATTTATGGATATTTCGACCAGGATATGGCTGTGAAATACATTTCTGAGGTTGCTCTGGCTTTAGACTACCTTCACCGTCATGGTATAATCCACAG GGATCTGAAGCCAGACAACATGCTTATAACCAACGAGGGTCACATCAAGCTGACAGACTTTGGGCTTTCTAAAGTCAAGCTCGACCGAG AGCTGAGTCTTATGGATATCCTAACTACACCATCCTTGGTTAAACCGAAGAAAGATTATTTCCGTACGCCGGGTCAAGTCCTCTCCTTAATCAGCTCCCTTGGATTT AATACACCTGCAGGAGAAGGCAAGCGTCACAGCAGCGCATCTGCAATGTCCAGTCCCATGTCCTGTggcaaaataaaaccaaagaatAACTCTCTTGGTTCTCCCgtgatgaagaaaaaagatCAGCTCTACTCTCCGGCTCGCTACCCTTGGAAATTGG GACCCAACAACAGTTTGTTCAGTCCTCACAACCTGGCTAAAAATCTGACTCCCACACTGATGAAGACCAGAAAGAGGTTTGAGACAATGAGTGGAGGCAGCAGCACCGACACTGAAGGTGGCATCAGTCCACTGTGGGAGTGTGAGGAG aaagaaaatgagcatACGAATGAACGGAAGGTCAGAGGGCTTTCTGAATCCAAACGGGACTTGGCGCCCACAAAACCGGGCACCTTCAGGCTCTCTGCTAAGGCTGGCGCCAATCTGGCCAAAAAGTCAAATCCGGACCATCTTGCAGAAAAAAGGCCTCATACGAACAAACTGGAGTCTGTTTCCACAGCTCGGGAAGACGTCTGTCCGTCAGTGATGGACGACAAACCAGCTGCTGTTCCctcatctgtgaagagaacaTTTTCAGATGTAGAGAAGAGTCCAGAGCCGTTAGAAATCCAAGCCAAGAAGAGCAATGCAGACTACAGAAGATTCTATGAGATTCCAGAGGAGACTGCGAGGTTTCACACTGGCCTAACAGGAACATTTTCCACCATCCAAATAGGCGACTTCATGGCTTCCACTGAGGGGATTGATTCAGCTGAAGACCGGGTCCCAAAGCGCTCCAGTCCCATTGCTGTGGCCAAAACCCTGTTTTGTGAACTGGAAGAGCCAACGGAGGACGTGTTTGAAGATGGAGCCAAAGACCTGTCGCATACAAGTTTCACATCACCACTTACTGGGAACAGTGACATTTGCCGGAGCTTGAGCCTGGACTCTGACGGGTCCATGCACGAAATGTCTCTCACTATGGAGAGCTGCTCATCTCTCAAACCGAGCAAGTGCTCCACAAACAGGAGCCCGAAATCATCTGAGGAGCAAGAGGAAAATAGAGACTCCTTCATCACTGAATCCCAACGTCAGACTCCCTCTGCTGTTGCAACTGAAACACCCAAACTGAGTCATTTTGGCCGGAGAAGTGAATCTCAGTGTTCCTTTTTCAACCGGCCTGATCTGGCCTGCGGTCTGGCGCAGTCCCCCTCATTCCTCAAGCCGCGAAACGTCGTAGCTTTCCGTAGCTACTGTAGCTCCATCAACCGCTCCAACATGTCGGGGGTTTCCCGACTTAGCATTGGGTCTATGGAGGCTATGGACTTGTCCACATCAGCTTCTTATCACTACGCGTCTGGTTCTGCAACACCAGTGCAGAACAGACCCAAGtccagcagctctctctgtcaG ACTCCTCAGGCCATGTCCGCCTCCCACACCCCCTTCAGGACCCCGAAGAGTGTCCGGAGGGGCCCGCTGCCTGTCGAGGGTGCACCCATTTTAGGAACCCCGGACTATTTGGCCCCGGAGCTTCTTTTAGGAAAACCACACG ACTGCATGGTGGATTGGTGGGCGCTGGGCGTGTGCCTTTTCGAGTTCCTCACAGGTGTGCCGCCTTTCAACGACGAGACGCCTCAGCTGGTCTTCCAGAATATTCTCAACAGAG ATATCCCGTGGCccgagggagaggaggagctcTCTGAAAATTCAAGAAATGCCATTGAAATACTCCTGACAATGGACATGATGAAACGTGCCGGTCTCAAGG AGCTCAGGTGCCACCCCCTGTTTGAAGGCCTGGACTGGGACAACCTGCAGAACCAGCCGATGTCTTTCATACCTCAGCCTGAGGACGAAACCGACACCTCGTACTTTGAGGCAAGAAACAACGCTCAGCACATCGCCGTGTCCGGCTTCAGTTTATAG